A stretch of Enterobacter cloacae complex sp. ECNIH7 DNA encodes these proteins:
- the leuS gene encoding leucine--tRNA ligase → MQEQYRPEEIESKVQQHWDEKRTFEVTEDESKEKYYCLSMLPYPSGRLHMGHVRNYTIGDVIARYQRMLGKNVLQPIGWDAFGLPAEGAAVKNNTAPAPWTYDNIAYMKNQLKMLGFGYDWSRELATCTPEYYRWEQKFFTELYKKGLVYKKTSAVNWCPNDQTVLANEQVIDGCCWRCDTKVERKEIPQWFIKITAYADELLNDLDNLDHWPDTVKTMQRNWIGRSEGVEITFNVENYDQTLTVYTTRPDTFMGATYLAVAAGHPLAQKAAENNPELASFIDECRNTKVAEADMATMEKKGVDTGFKAIHPLTGEAIPVWAANFVLMEYGTGAVMAVPGHDQRDYEFATKYGLTIKPVILAADGSEPDLSEHALTEKGTLFNSGEFSGLSFEEGFNAIADKLASLGVGERKVNFRLRDWGVSRQRYWGAPIPMVTLEDGTVMPTPEDQLPVILPEDVVMDGITSPIKADPEWAKTTVNGQPALRETDTFDTFMESSWYYARYTCPQYQDGMLDSDAANYWLPVDIYIGGIEHAIMHLLYFRFFHKLMRDAGMVNSDEPAKQLLCQGMVLADAFYYVGANGERNWVSPVDAIVERDEKGRIVKAKDAEGHELVYTGMSKMSKSKNNGIDPQVMVERYGADTVRLFMMFASPADMTLEWQESGVEGANRFLKRVWKLVYEHTALGDAPALNAAALTEDQQALRRDVHKTIAKVTDDIGRRQTFNTAIAAIMELMNKLAKAPQDGEQDRALMREALLAVVRMLNPFTPHVSFTLWQELKGEGDIDNAPWPQADESAMVENTTLVVVQVNGKVRGKITVAVDATEEQVRERAGQEPLVAKYLEGVTVRKVIYVPGKLLNLVVG, encoded by the coding sequence ATGCAAGAGCAATACCGCCCGGAAGAGATAGAATCAAAAGTCCAGCAACACTGGGACGAGAAGCGCACCTTTGAAGTAACCGAAGACGAGAGCAAAGAGAAGTATTACTGCCTGTCGATGCTTCCCTATCCTTCTGGTCGACTACACATGGGCCATGTGCGTAACTACACCATCGGCGATGTGATTGCACGCTACCAGCGCATGCTGGGTAAAAACGTTCTGCAGCCTATCGGCTGGGATGCGTTCGGTCTGCCTGCGGAAGGCGCGGCGGTCAAAAACAACACCGCTCCGGCGCCGTGGACGTACGACAACATCGCGTACATGAAAAACCAGCTCAAAATGCTGGGCTTTGGCTATGACTGGAGCCGCGAGCTGGCAACCTGTACCCCGGAATACTATCGTTGGGAGCAGAAGTTCTTCACCGAGCTGTACAAAAAAGGCCTGGTGTATAAGAAGACCTCTGCCGTTAACTGGTGTCCAAATGACCAGACCGTTCTCGCGAACGAACAGGTTATCGACGGCTGCTGCTGGCGCTGTGACACCAAAGTTGAGCGTAAAGAGATCCCACAGTGGTTTATCAAAATCACCGCTTACGCTGATGAGCTGCTGAACGATCTGGATAACCTGGATCACTGGCCAGATACCGTTAAGACCATGCAGCGCAACTGGATCGGCCGTTCTGAAGGCGTGGAGATTACCTTCAACGTTGAGAACTACGACCAGACTCTGACTGTCTACACCACCCGTCCGGACACCTTCATGGGCGCGACCTACCTGGCCGTAGCCGCAGGTCATCCGCTGGCGCAGAAAGCGGCGGAAAACAATCCGGAGCTGGCGTCATTCATCGATGAGTGCCGCAACACCAAAGTGGCCGAAGCCGACATGGCGACGATGGAGAAAAAAGGGGTTGATACCGGCTTTAAAGCCATTCACCCACTGACAGGCGAAGCAATCCCTGTCTGGGCCGCCAACTTCGTTCTGATGGAGTACGGCACTGGCGCCGTGATGGCTGTTCCGGGTCACGACCAGCGCGACTACGAATTTGCCACCAAATATGGCCTGACCATCAAGCCTGTCATCCTGGCGGCTGACGGTTCAGAACCAGACCTGTCTGAACACGCGCTGACTGAAAAAGGCACCCTGTTCAACTCCGGTGAATTTAGCGGTCTGAGCTTCGAAGAGGGCTTCAACGCCATCGCCGATAAGCTGGCCTCTCTGGGCGTGGGCGAACGTAAAGTTAACTTCCGTCTGCGCGACTGGGGCGTGTCCCGTCAGCGTTACTGGGGTGCGCCAATCCCGATGGTGACGCTGGAAGATGGCACCGTGATGCCAACGCCAGAAGATCAGCTCCCGGTGATCCTGCCGGAAGACGTGGTCATGGACGGTATCACCAGCCCGATTAAAGCCGATCCTGAGTGGGCAAAAACCACCGTTAACGGACAGCCTGCGCTGCGTGAAACCGACACCTTTGACACCTTTATGGAGTCATCCTGGTACTATGCGCGCTACACCTGCCCGCAGTATCAGGACGGTATGCTCGATTCCGATGCGGCAAACTACTGGCTGCCGGTTGATATCTATATCGGCGGCATCGAACACGCCATCATGCACCTGCTCTACTTCCGCTTCTTCCACAAACTGATGCGCGATGCAGGCATGGTGAACTCTGACGAACCAGCAAAACAGCTGCTGTGTCAGGGCATGGTGCTGGCAGATGCGTTCTATTATGTTGGTGCCAACGGCGAGCGTAACTGGGTTTCACCGGTTGATGCGATCGTCGAGCGTGACGAGAAGGGCCGTATCGTTAAGGCGAAAGACGCCGAAGGTCATGAACTGGTCTACACCGGCATGAGCAAGATGTCCAAGTCGAAAAACAACGGTATCGATCCGCAGGTGATGGTTGAGCGTTACGGTGCGGATACCGTGCGTCTGTTCATGATGTTTGCCTCTCCGGCGGACATGACCCTGGAATGGCAGGAGTCCGGCGTGGAAGGGGCGAACCGCTTCCTGAAACGCGTCTGGAAACTGGTTTACGAACACACTGCACTGGGCGATGCCCCGGCGCTGAACGCCGCCGCACTGACTGAAGATCAGCAGGCGCTGCGTCGCGATGTTCATAAAACGATTGCGAAAGTGACCGATGATATTGGTCGTCGTCAGACCTTCAATACCGCAATTGCGGCTATTATGGAACTGATGAACAAGCTGGCGAAGGCTCCGCAGGACGGCGAGCAGGATCGTGCCTTAATGCGTGAAGCGCTGCTTGCTGTTGTTCGCATGCTGAACCCGTTCACTCCGCACGTCAGCTTCACCCTGTGGCAGGAGCTGAAAGGCGAAGGCGATATCGACAACGCGCCGTGGCCGCAGGCTGACGAATCAGCGATGGTTGA
- the rihA gene encoding pyrimidine-specific ribonucleoside hydrolase RihA — protein sequence MAQPIILDCDPGHDDAIALVLALASPELEVKAVTSSAGNQTPDKTLRNVLRMLTLLKRTDIPVAGGAVKPLMRELIIADNVHGESGLDGPALPEPGFTPQNCTAVELMAKVLRESAEPVTLVATGPQTNVALLLNSHPELHNKIARIVIMGGAMGLGNWTPAAEFNIFVDPEAAEIVFQSGLPIVMAGLDVTHRAQIMADDIERFRSVGNTVATTVAELLDFFMEYHKAEKWGFHGAPLHDPCTIAWLLKPEMFTTVDRWVGVETQGKYTQGMTVVDYYSLTGNKANTTVMVDIDREAFVDLLAERLAYYSAA from the coding sequence ATGGCACAGCCTATTATTCTCGATTGCGATCCGGGTCATGACGACGCGATCGCGCTCGTCCTCGCTCTTGCCTCCCCTGAACTCGAGGTAAAAGCCGTCACCTCGTCCGCCGGAAACCAGACGCCAGACAAAACCCTGCGCAACGTGCTGCGCATGCTCACGCTGCTCAAACGCACCGATATTCCTGTCGCCGGCGGGGCCGTGAAGCCGCTGATGCGCGAGCTGATTATTGCCGACAACGTTCATGGTGAAAGCGGGCTGGACGGTCCGGCACTGCCGGAGCCGGGCTTCACGCCGCAAAACTGTACCGCCGTGGAGCTGATGGCGAAGGTTCTACGTGAGAGTGCAGAACCGGTAACGCTGGTGGCAACAGGACCGCAAACCAACGTTGCGCTGCTGCTGAACAGCCATCCTGAGCTGCATAATAAAATTGCCCGAATTGTGATTATGGGCGGGGCAATGGGGCTGGGGAACTGGACGCCTGCGGCGGAGTTCAACATCTTTGTCGACCCGGAAGCCGCGGAAATTGTCTTCCAGTCCGGCTTACCGATTGTAATGGCGGGACTGGACGTTACCCACCGCGCGCAGATTATGGCGGACGATATTGAGCGCTTCCGCTCCGTGGGTAATACGGTCGCGACAACCGTGGCCGAACTGCTCGACTTCTTTATGGAGTATCACAAAGCCGAGAAGTGGGGCTTCCACGGCGCGCCGCTGCACGACCCGTGCACCATTGCCTGGCTACTGAAGCCGGAGATGTTCACCACGGTGGACAGATGGGTTGGTGTTGAGACGCAGGGAAAATACACCCAGGGAATGACGGTGGTGGATTACTACTCGCTGACGGGGAATAAAGCGAATACCACGGTGATGGTAGATATCGATCGCGAGGCGTTTGTGGATTTGCTGGCGGAGAGACTGGCTTACTATAGTGCGGCCTGA
- a CDS encoding zinc ribbon-containing protein, with protein sequence MNKVAQFYRELVATLTERLRNGERDIDALVEQARARVTQTGELTRTEVEEVTRAVRRDLEEFARSYQESQEEVTDSVFMRVIKESLWQELADITDKTQLEWREVFQDLNHHGVYHSGEVVGLGNLVCENCHHHIAVYTPDVLPLCPKCGHDQFQRRPFEP encoded by the coding sequence ATGAACAAGGTTGCTCAATTTTACCGCGAACTGGTGGCGACACTGACGGAACGGCTGCGTAACGGCGAGCGAGATATCGATGCGCTGGTGGAGCAGGCGCGTGCCCGCGTGACGCAAACGGGTGAGTTAACGCGAACCGAAGTGGAAGAGGTGACGCGCGCCGTGCGTCGCGATCTGGAAGAGTTCGCGCGCAGCTACCAGGAGAGTCAGGAGGAGGTCACGGACAGCGTTTTTATGCGGGTGATTAAAGAGAGCCTGTGGCAAGAGCTGGCCGACATCACGGATAAAACGCAGCTGGAGTGGCGCGAGGTCTTTCAGGATTTGAACCATCACGGTGTTTATCACAGTGGTGAGGTGGTCGGGTTGGGAAATCTGGTGTGTGAGAATTGCCACCACCATATTGCGGTATACACGCCGGATGTCCTGCCGCTGTGTCCGAAATGCGGCCACGATCAGTTCCAGCGTCGGCCGTTTGAGCCCTAA
- a CDS encoding amino acid ABC transporter ATP-binding protein yields MISLKNVSKWYGHFQVLTDCSTEVKKGDVVVVCGPSGSGKSTLIKTVNGLEPVQQGEIVVNGTKVNDKKTNLAQLRSHVGMVFQHFELFPHLSIIENLTLAQVKVLKRDKKASREKGLKLLERVGLSAHADKFPAQLSGGQQQRVAIARALCMDPVAMLFDEPTSALDPEMINEVLDVMVELAHEGMTMMVVTHEMGFARKVANRVIFMDEGKIVEDSPKEEFFANPKSERAKDFLAKILH; encoded by the coding sequence CACCGAAGTCAAGAAAGGCGACGTGGTGGTGGTGTGCGGGCCGTCCGGCTCCGGTAAATCGACGCTGATCAAAACCGTCAACGGACTGGAGCCGGTGCAGCAGGGTGAGATCGTCGTCAACGGCACCAAGGTCAACGACAAGAAAACCAACCTCGCTCAGCTTCGCTCTCACGTTGGCATGGTGTTCCAGCATTTTGAGCTGTTCCCTCACCTCTCCATTATTGAGAACCTGACGCTGGCGCAGGTAAAAGTGCTTAAGCGTGATAAAAAAGCGTCGCGCGAGAAAGGTCTGAAGCTGCTGGAACGCGTTGGGCTTTCGGCGCATGCCGATAAGTTCCCGGCACAGCTTTCTGGCGGCCAACAGCAGCGTGTGGCGATCGCCCGCGCGCTGTGTATGGATCCGGTGGCAATGCTGTTTGATGAGCCAACGTCGGCGCTCGATCCAGAGATGATCAACGAAGTGCTGGATGTAATGGTCGAGCTGGCTCACGAAGGGATGACCATGATGGTGGTGACCCACGAAATGGGCTTCGCCCGTAAAGTGGCCAACCGCGTGATCTTTATGGACGAAGGGAAAATTGTCGAAGACTCACCGAAAGAAGAGTTCTTCGCTAACCCGAAATCCGAGCGTGCGAAAGATTTCCTTGCGAAAATCCTGCACTAA